In Microcella indica, the genomic window TGCGCCGATGCAGGCCTCTTCAACGAGGTGCCGCGCCCGGCCGAGCGCGAGCTGCTCACGGCGGCCGCGCCGCTCGTGCAGGAGCGCGTCGGGCTGCTCGGTGAGGTGCCCGGCATGGTCGCGTTCCTCTTCACCGCCGACGACGCGCTCGAGATCGAGCCGGACGCCGCCGCGAGCCTCAAGGACGACGCGGCCGCCGTGCTCGACGCGGGCGTTGCGGCGCTCGAGCCGCTCGACGACTTCACGACCGCGGCCATCGAGGAGGCCCTGCGCGCAGCTCTCGTCGACGGGCTCGGCCTCAAGCCGCGCCTCGCGTTCGGGCCGTTGCGCGTCGCCGTGTCGGGGCGCCGCGTGAGCCCGCCGCTCTTCGAGTCGATGGAGCTGCTCGGCCGCGAGTCGACCCTCGCACGCCTGCGCGCCCTCCGAGCAACCCTCTAGCAGCCCCCCGGTCGTCACGTCCCTCGACCCCGCTGTGGGCCAGATCTGGCGCAGAGGGGCGCGTGCGCTCAGAGCCGAGCGCCCTTTCGCGCCAGATCTGGCGCGAAAGGGCTACGCGGGTGGGGCGGGGAGGCGGCGCACGTCGGCGACGCGCTCGGCGATGGACGCCTGCGTAGGCGGGCGCAGCAGCACCCAGGCGACGGCCATGACGATGGTCGAGGCGGCGAAGACGGCGAAGCCGAGCCAGCTCTCCGAGTCCTCGACGCCCGCGTACATGCCGTTGAGGTTCTCGCGCATGCCCGTGAGCAGCACGAGACCGACGTGCACGACCGTGAAGGCCAGGTAGTACCAGAGAACCCAGGCGTGGGTGCGCCGAGCGGTGACGTCGCCGAGGAGGCCCGTGGCGCGCATCCAGCCGCGGGGCCAGACGGGCGAGAGGCGCAGCCCGGTGAGGAGCGCGAGAGGCGCGGCGACGAACACCGTCGCGGAGTAGAACAGCACCTGCAGGCTGTTGTAGCTGCGCCAGCTGTCGTGCGCCGGCCAGTCGAGCGAGAGATACTGCACGCCCGCCGAGACGGCGTTCGGTACGACTGCCCATTCAGTCGGCAGCAGGCGCGCCCAGTGCCCGCTCGCGAGCAGCAGCACGAGGTACACGAGGCCCGTCACGACCCACAGGGCGACGACGGCCAGGTGCCACCAGGTGTGGATGCCGAGCCGCTGAGGCGCTCGTGCCGTGCGCAGCAGGCCGCGGTTGCGCCGCGTGACGAAGGCGATCGGTCGCGTGCGGGAGCGGATGTGCAGGCCCGAGCTCACGATGAAGAGCAGGAAGAACGCATTCAGGTAGTGGGTCCAGCTCAGCCAAGCCGGGAATCCCTCGGGGGTGCCGGGCGGCGGCGCGACCGTGCCGGGGTAGTCGGTGAGGAAGGCGGCTCCGGTCGTCGTGTCCCGCCACCAGCGGGCGAGCAGCACGGCCGCCGCGAGCGCGAGCAGTGCGGCAGCGGCTGCGACCACGAGGACGCGTCGGCGGCGGGGTCTCGCGTCGGGCACCCCTCTACAGTAGTCGTCGACGAGTGGGGGCGCGGTGAGCGGCGGCCGGGCATCCGGCACCGTGTCGACGCGCGAGCGTTCGTCGCAGCAGGGGGAGTCGCGGTGGGAGAATGACGCATGGCCACCCTGAACCCGCACCGCCCCGAGTGGGTGCGCTGGATCCCGGCCGCGATCCTTCTGGTCATCATTGTCGGCGCGGTGCTCGTGGCCGCGATCATGGGGCCGCGACTCGCAGCGGGACCGGGTCCCGCCGGCGAGGACCAGGTGACCGACCTCAACTGGTCGGTGTTCACCGAGCAGGGTCTGCGCTTCATCGATGACGCGCGAACCCCGCGCATCGACCTGAGCTCGCCGCCGGTCGACGCCGCCGAGCTCGGATTGCCCGAGGACGGCTCCCTCACGGTCGGCCCGCACCCGACGGGTCTCGACTACCGACTCGTGCTCATCGCGACCGAAGGCGAGCCGAACGGCGCGCTCTTCACGACACCGCAGTTCACGGTGACGACGGCAGGGGGTCAGCTCGCCTCGGTGCGCGTGGAGGAGCGGGGCTCGCTCACCTTCACCAACGCCTTCCTCGAGGTGAGTGAGCGCGTGCCTGATCTGGGCCTCACCGCTCCGCCCGCTCGCGATCTCGCGCAGGCGATCTCGGATGCGCGCGAGACCGGGCGCCCCGAGGTCGTGAGGTCCGACACGGGATCGGCGGCGGGCATGGACGTCGTCGCCGAGGTGACGTGCTTCGGGGCCGGCTTCTGCCAGGTGTCGTATCTCGTCACTCCGGCGGTAGGGTAAACTCGCAACTCGGTCCGGCTCCGGCTGGAACCGGTGGGGTATGGTGTAATTGGCAACACGGCTGATTCTGGTTCAGTTGTTCTTGGTTCGAGTCCAGGTACCCCAGCCAGATAGGTCTTACTCAAACCGCGCACAAGCGAACTAGAGCCGGACCTCTCGGAAGTCGAAACCCCCGTCTGAATAGGGGGTTTTCGTTGTTAATTTTGATCTGCGCCTGCTCGTCGTCGAAGTAGTGATTACGCATGTCGCGCACCATGCTGTTCGCGCGAGTCCACCCCCTACGTGTCAGGGTTGGGTGAGTCCACCGGTTCATAGCAAGTCCGCCTTGTAGGGCGTTGAAGGATCACCTGTTTCGATGAGTATTGTTTCCCCAGTCGTGCTGGCCGCGGCGGAGGATGGAGTCGTGAGCTCCTCCTCGGTCCCTGATGGTCCGACGCGTCGTCGGTCGTTCACGCCGGCGCAAAAGTTGAAGTATCTGTCCGAGTACGAGACCGCGTGCGAGACCGGTCAGGGCGGTGCGTTCCTGCGCCAGCAGGGCCTGTACTCGTCGTTGATCTCGGAGTGGCGCCGCCAGCGTGACGCGGGCCTGCTGGAGGGTAAGAGCCCAGGCGAAAGCGTCGGGCGGCCCACTGCCGTGCAGGCTGAGAATGCCCGGTTGAAGGCGCAGCTGCGTGGGGCCGAGAAGGAGCGTGATACTGCGGAGGCCGCGCTGGAGATCATGGGAAAACTGCACGCGCTCTTGGAGCAGATCTCCGAGAGCGCGGACCCCGAAGAGCCGCGCAAGAAGCGCTGATGGGCACCTACGTCGAGCTGACCAGCGCGGGCGTCCCGACCCGGCAGGCCGCGGCGTTGACCGGGGTGCCACGCGCGACCGCGACCCGTCTCGTCGCCCGCCAGCGCAAACCCGACCCGGAACCAGCGCCACCGCGTCCGGCGCCGGTGAACAAGCTCTCGCGCGCCGAGCGGGCGGTGGTGCTGGCGGTGTGGCGTAGTGGGAGATGTCGCGGACGAACACGTCCGGCCCGACGACCGTTCCGCCGCCAGGTTTGCGCGTTGACGCGGCCGGGGTCACCGGCCGGGGCTTCTTGGTGTCGCTGTCGATCCCGGCCATGAGGCGCTTGAGCGTCGTGTAGGTGGCGTGCCCGCCCCGGTTCACGAGCTCCTGGCAGGCGGCTTCGAGGCGTTCCCGGTTCTGCTTCCCGAGCCGGTTCAGGATGTTCTGGCAGTCCAGGTAGCCTTGCGCTTCGATTCGCTGCCGGTCCAGGATCTGCTCGATGACCTGCACGGTCGCCGGTCCGAAGCTGCGGGCCCGGTCAGTGAACCAGCGCCTGGACCAGAGCCCGTCGATGTTCCGGTGCTGCGGCGGGACATGCTCCGCCAGCGTCGAGTACTGACCCTTCCGGCCCTGCAGCCTCGGGTGCTCGCAGACGATGTCGTGCCCGTCGAACACCGTCACCCGCGTCGTGGTCAGCCGGACCCGCAGTAGCCGTCCCGCCAGCGCGTAGGGGACGGAATACCGCTGCGAGTCGGCGGTGACGTGGTAGTTCCGGCCGGCCTTCAGCTCCTTCCAATCGACTTCCTCGAAACGGGTATCGGGCAGCGAGCCGAGCAGGTGGGCCTCTTCGGCTTCGAACCGTTCCCACCGGGTCGTATCGTCCGCGCGGCGCAGATCGTGGTTGATCTCCCGGACCCGTTCCTCGATCGCGTCGTTGAGCTCCGCGAGGCTCGTGAAGACGTCGTCTTCGAGGTAGCCGATGACCCGCTTGTTCACCACGTTCACCGCGTTTTCGGCAGCAGCCTTGTCTCGTGGCTTGCGGGATCTGGCCGGGACGATCGCCGTGCCGTAGTGATCGGCGAGCTGCTGATACCTCGCGTTCACGACCCGCTCCGCGTCGCCCTTGTGCCGCTGATGCGTCGAGGGATCTGGGACTTCTCGTCCACGCACAACACGATCGCGTTCTCCGGCGGGCACAAGTACAAGCCCACGACGTCGGTGACCTTCCCGACCAGCTCGGGATCGGTGGAGAACTTGAACGTCTCACTGCGCCACGGCTGCACCCCGTACTTGCGCCATGCGCTCGTCAAGTTTTTGAGACAGTTTGATTGGTTTTCTTATGCGGCCACGGGTTCGCGGTCGCGGGCGTGATGTGCTGCTCGCGCAGCGGCGGGGCTGATGCCGCCGTTGTGGCGGTGGGGCCGCCGGCGGTTGTACCAAGCCTCGATGTATTCCATGACCGCGGTCCGGGCCGAGAGATGGTTCGAGAAGCTCTGCTGGTGGAACATCTCGGTCTTCAGGTGGGAGAAGAACGACTCGGCCACGGCGTTGTCCCAGCACACGCCAACGGCGCCCATCGACTGGGTGATGCCGTTCGAGACGCACCAGTCCTGGAACTGGGTCGAGGTGTATTGACTAGGTTCAACCGGTCGTTGCAACACCAGGTTGTTGAAGTGAGCGTATCTGCTCCTCGAACACCTCGGCTGGCGTCTTCCAGTCGAGGCTTTTGCGGGGCCTGTTGTTGAGCGCGAGAGTGAATCGCCCCGGGTTTAGTGGAGGGCGAGTTCTCCCGGCAGCGGTTGCTGTCGGGTGTTGATCTCACGGTAGTACTCCTTCTCCATCTCGATCGGGGTGAGATACCCGATCGAGGAGTGCAGGCGGTTCTCGTTGAACCAGTGCACCCAGGAAAGCGTCGCGAGCTCGAGCTGGTCGACGGTGCGGAAGGGGCCGTCGATCTTGACGCACTCAGCCTTATAGAGCCCGATCGCCGACTCCGCCAGAGCATTGATGCTTAGGAGTCGCCCACGGTTCCGATCGAGGCGATCGCGCCGGCATCTGCGAGGCGGTCGGCGTAGCGAATTGCAGTGTATTGAGCTCCGGCGTCCGAATGTTGAATGACGCCCATGACGTCCTCGCCGGCGCGATCTCGAATCCACAGTGCCATCTCCAACGCGTCCAACGGCAGCTCGGTCGGCATCCGACCCATGGTTCTCCAGCCCACGATGCGGCGGGAGAACACGTCGGTGACGAACGCGGTGAACGCCATGCCCGACCAGGTGGGCACGTAGGTGAAGTCCACGACCCAGAGCTGGTTCGGCCGGCAGGCGGTGAAGTCGCGGTTGACGTGGTCCTCCGGTCGCAGCGCCCTCTCGTCCGGCCTCGTGGTGATGAACTGTTTCCCGCGGCGAGTCCCGCGAAGACCCTGCTTTCGCATGAGTCGTTCGACGGTGCAGCGAGCGACCGGGGTGCCTTCGCGGCGCAGCAGGTGCCACATCTTGCGCACCCCGCTGATCCCGCGGCCAAGCTTGCGGTCCCAGAAGACCCGCTCGATCTCGGCGATCAGCTGCTCATCGCGCACCGCTCTGGCGGAAGCGGGGCGCTTTTTGAAGGCGTAGTAACCCGACGGGGCAATCTTCACTCCGTGCTCGGTGAGCACTCGGCAGATTGGCTCGACCCCGAACCGGTCACGGTGATCGTCGATGAACTGGGTCACCAGGGAAGTCGCGGGTCGAGCTCCCGCGCGAAGAACGAGGAGGCCGCCAACAAGATCTCGTTGGCACGCTTCAGCTCACGCACTTCAGCCTCAAGATCCTTGATGCGCTTGGCCTCGCTCGTGGTCACCCCCGGCCGCTGCCCGGCATCGATCGCGGCCTGCTTAGCCCAACCTCGAAGAGTGTCGGGGTTGACTCCGGTTCTCTGCCCGATCCGGATCACTGCCGCGTTCAGCGACAGCTCTGGATCTTCCCTCTGGGCTTCCTGCACGAGCCTGATCGCTCGCTCCCGCAACTCCTGCGGATACTTCCTTGGTGCTGGCATGACTTGATCCTCTCGGGGAATCAAGCCCTCCATCAAACCCGGGGCGATTCATACCTCGACACCATCACCGACCCCGCGATCATGACCCGGGAACTCGACCTGCGCAGGGAGCACTACAACACGATCCGGCTGCACGAGGGCATCGGCTACGTCACCCCCGACGACGAGCACCGCGGCCGCGGCCAGGCCATCCGCGACGCCCGCCGCAAGGGACTCGAACGAGCCCGCTCCAACCGGATTGCAACCCGACGGAAACTACGCCACACTACCCACAGAGAGACACCGAACGATGTGGTTAATTGAAACCCCGGAATGGTTAATTATCTCAGACGCACCTCGGTGGAACGCGGATTCAGCGACACCAAACAGTGGCGCGGACTCGCCACCCGCTACGACAAACTCGCCCTCACCTACCGTGGCGGAGCCGTCCTGCGAGCCATCACGCTCTGGCTCAAACGGTTAGGAGACATGCCCTAGCTCGACCAGCGTGCGCACGTGCGACACGAGGGCGGCATCGTGGGCGGCGAGCGACTCGAACGACTTGAGCTCGGGCGACGGCCCCGTGCGGGGAACATCGAGCGCAGCATCCGCCCGGCCAGGCCCGCCTTCGATGTCGACGAATTCGTCACCGTCGACTACGGAAGCAGCGAACGAAGCGATCTCGCGGGTGTTGCGGTAGTTGGTCGAGAGCACGACTCCGCGGCCGGCGACC contains:
- a CDS encoding Mu transposase domain-containing protein, with product MNARYQQLADHYGTAIVPARSRKPRDKAAAENAVNVVNKRVIGYLEDDVFTSLAELNDAIEERVREINHDLRRADDTTRWERFEAEEAHLLGSLPDTRFEEVDWKELKAGRNYHVTADSQRYSVPYALAGRLLRVRLTTTRVTVFDGHDIVCEHPRLQGRKGQYSTLAEHVPPQHRNIDGLWSRRWFTDRARSFGPATVQVIEQILDRQRIEAQGYLDCQNILNRLGKQNRERLEAACQELVNRGGHATYTTLKRLMAGIDSDTKKPRPVTPAASTRKPGGGTVVGPDVFVRDISHYATPPAPPPARRARACSPAPDAVALVPGRVCAGGRRDGSRSRVAPRSTPRPAGSGRPRWSARRRCPSALLARLFGVRALGDLLQERVQFSHDLQRGLRSITLLLGPTQLRLQPGILSLHGSGPPDAFAWALTLQQARVTLAAPLRDQRRVQALLAQERTALTGLARGLVLGQILQLLRRRERPTTRRTIRDRGGAHDSILRRGQHDWGNNTHRNR
- a CDS encoding cytochrome b/b6 domain-containing protein — encoded protein: MPDARPRRRRVLVVAAAAALLALAAAVLLARWWRDTTTGAAFLTDYPGTVAPPPGTPEGFPAWLSWTHYLNAFFLLFIVSSGLHIRSRTRPIAFVTRRNRGLLRTARAPQRLGIHTWWHLAVVALWVVTGLVYLVLLLASGHWARLLPTEWAVVPNAVSAGVQYLSLDWPAHDSWRSYNSLQVLFYSATVFVAAPLALLTGLRLSPVWPRGWMRATGLLGDVTARRTHAWVLWYYLAFTVVHVGLVLLTGMRENLNGMYAGVEDSESWLGFAVFAASTIVMAVAWVLLRPPTQASIAERVADVRRLPAPPA